A single window of uncultured Methanospirillum sp. DNA harbors:
- a CDS encoding ScpA family protein has product MIEDPVEILVQMAERGEIDPWHVNIIEVTDRFFTEMERQRTLDLRVSGRTLFYASTLLRIKSDYLSFEEEDPVPEDIGENDEEDGGFFGESSRMSGNPILSLEHEIVRRLDRKSMRKQPITLYDLIALLRNAEKEDRRRQRDSWVRDDGWFAEDIVSIAHEEGYHESIDDVLLQCCGCIEDQGVATLREVAGKLGWPVSQVYIPLLFLMHDGKVGLRQEHMFGELYIEKHAGDPAA; this is encoded by the coding sequence ATGATTGAAGATCCAGTTGAGATACTGGTGCAGATGGCAGAACGGGGGGAGATAGATCCCTGGCATGTAAATATTATTGAGGTTACTGACCGGTTTTTTACCGAGATGGAACGGCAGCGAACCCTGGATCTACGGGTATCAGGAAGGACTCTCTTCTATGCATCAACTCTTCTCAGGATAAAGTCTGATTATCTTTCGTTTGAGGAAGAGGATCCTGTACCAGAAGATATTGGTGAGAATGATGAGGAAGATGGGGGGTTCTTTGGTGAGTCCTCAAGGATGTCGGGAAATCCGATACTATCACTGGAGCATGAGATAGTCAGGCGATTGGACCGGAAAAGTATGCGTAAGCAGCCGATCACCTTGTATGATCTGATTGCACTGCTTCGGAACGCAGAAAAAGAAGACCGCCGGCGTCAGCGCGATTCATGGGTCAGAGATGACGGCTGGTTTGCAGAGGATATTGTATCTATCGCACATGAGGAGGGGTACCATGAGAGTATCGATGATGTCCTTCTGCAATGCTGCGGTTGTATCGAAGATCAGGGAGTTGCAACTCTCCGTGAGGTAGCTGGCAAACTGGGCTGGCCTGTCTCACAAGTGTATATTCCCCTTCTGTTTCTGATGCATGATGGCAAGGTAGGTCTTCGGCAGGAGCATATGTTCGGCGAGTTGTACATCGAAAAACATGCGGGCGATCCTGCGGCTTGA